One part of the Lathyrus oleraceus cultivar Zhongwan6 unplaced genomic scaffold, CAAS_Psat_ZW6_1.0 chrUn0071, whole genome shotgun sequence genome encodes these proteins:
- the LOC127112291 gene encoding bifunctional UDP-glucose 4-epimerase and UDP-xylose 4-epimerase 1-like yields MASSSQKILVTGGAGFIGAHTVVQLLKDGFHVSIIDNFDNSAMEAVDRVREIVGPNLSQNLEFTRGDLRNKDDLEKLFSKSKFDAVIHFAGLKAVGESVSNPRRYFDNNLVGTINLYEVMATHNCKNMVFSSSATVYGQPKKMPCVEDFELQATNPYGRTKLFLEEIARDISKAEPEWRIILLRYFNPVGAHESGKLGEDPRGIPNNLMPYIQQVAVGRLPELNVYGHDYPTRDGSAVRDYIHVMDLADGHIAALRKLFTTKNIGCTSYNLGTGRGTSVFEMVDAFNKASGKKIALKLCPRRPGDAIEVYASTEKAERELGWKAKYGVEEMCRDQWNWAKNNPWGYSGKH; encoded by the coding sequence ATGGCGTCTTCATCGCAAAAGATACTTGTAACCGGCGGGGCCGGTTTCATTGGCGCTCACACTGTTGTTCAGCTTCTCAAAGACGGGTTTCATGTTTCCATCATTGATAATTTTGATAATTCTGCTATGGAAGCAGTGGACCGTGTTCGTGAAATTGTTGGTCCAAACCTTTCACAGAATCTTGAATTCACACGGGGAGATCTCAGGAATAAAGATGATTTGGAGAAACTTTTCTCAAAATCTAAATTCGACGCTGTCATTCATTTTGCTGGGTTAAAAGCAGTCGGTGAAAGTGTTTCAAATCCTCGTCGTTATTTTGATAATAATCTTGTTGGCACCATCAACCTCTATGAAGTAATGGCTACGCACAATTGCAAAAACATGGTTTTCTCATCGTCTGCAACTGTTTATGGGCAACCTAAAAAGATGCCATGTGTGGAGGATTTTGAGTTACAAGCAACGAACCCTTATGGACGGACGAAGCTTTTTCTTGAAGAAATCGCACGAGATATTTCAAAAGCTGAGCCGGAATGGAGAATCATTTTACTGAGATACTTTAATCCAGTTGGGGCACATGAAAGTGGTAAACTGGGTGAAGATCCTAGAGGCATCCCAAATAACCTCATGCCTTATATACAGCAAGTAGCCGTTGGAAGATTACCCGAGCTCAATGTATATGGTCATGATTATCCTACAAGGGATGGCTCTGCGGTACGGGACTATATCCACGTGATGGACTTAGCAGATGGTCACATTGCTGCTCTGAGAAAGCTTTTTACAACAAAAAACATAGGTTGTACGTCTTACAATTTAGGAACCGGTCGTGGTACGTCTGTGTTTGAAATGGTTGACGCATTTAATAAAGCTTCTGGTAAGAAAATCGCATTGAAATTGTGTCCGAGAAGGCCAGGAGATGCTATAGAGGTTTATGCATCTACAGAGAAAGCAGAGAGAGAACTCGGTTGGAAGGCCAAATATGGTGTGGAGGAGATGTGCAGGGATCAGTGGAATTGGGCAAAGAACAACCCCTGGGGTTACTCGGGAAAGCATTGA